The window CGACGCCAGGGAGGCTactgtggttgttgaagaagtggTATTCTGCCTCATGGGCGAGCCGCCCTCATGTTGTCGGCCATAGTCCCCGCCGCCATTTACCAGGCCGCCGGTGTCGGCGACCGGACTTCcgggtggtggctgttgatgttgtggatggtgtagctgctgctgctgctgctgctgatggggttgctgctgttgcgctcgaccatcatcttccttcTGAGGAGGCTCGTCCAAGTTGAGAGCCTGCATACTTACATGATCAAGTCCGGCCGTTAGAACATCAGACTCCTTTTTGCCCGGTTGCTCAATCCTCGGGCGGTCCGCACACCCCACTCACACctttgaggatggtggcTATTCTAGAAGATTGACCCAAAAGCAAGCCCAGCGGCGGTTGTGAGAGGGCCGACGGAGAGCCCAAAGAAAGGCAATCGGGGTCCGGGGGAACAATAGGCCTCGGTGTACAGCACAGGGACCGTGAGTATAGAGGTAAAAGAACGGTGAGTCCCCCTGGCAGAGGAGAGGTTCGATGACCCACAGACACAGACGGTGTCgtcgggcggcggcggtggaagTAAAACCCTGTGCTAGAGGGACCGGTTGCACTTTGAAGACACTCCAAGTCGGCGCCAGTAGCTTTTACCGAGCAACGTTGCGGCGTTGTGGATGGGGGAGCTCGGTGTCGTGCTTCAGCAAGGAGGTCTTGTGGTGTAGCGCCGAGGCCGGAGATAGTGGGAACCAGAGCCAGGATGAACTcgtttggtgtttttgcgGGGGACGGGGGATGTCGGTTTGGATGGAGGTGTGGCTGAGGAAATGATATACAAAATAGCTATAGAGAAGACCACTGCACTGCGCAAAACAGAGGAGTCTGTCTGTCTGGTCAGCAGCATTAGCattagcagcagcagcagcagcaacagcgatGGCAGCAGTGGGGACCCCAAGCATAAAGTCGATGGTACCATCTGCACCAGAAACAGCTGGACTCGAGTCCTCGAGTTATGAGCTGGGCCTCCAATCATGGGCGGACCGGGGGAATTAATTTTGCAGACAGGCGCGATACGCTGACgctggttgctgctgctggaagcTCTCATTCGGCTGCAAAAATGTCAccacgttttttttttcggtggTGGTCTAGTCCCTGTAGGTCAGGTAACTCTGTAGATTGTCACAATTGTCCACCTCACACCGCAGACCGGCCAATGGCACCGTTGGTCTAGATGGACCAAAACCACCTAGcttccagctccagctccttgtcgTGCCAGACGAGAGAGACCGTCACTGTTCAAGATGCCGAGTTGTCGCCAGAAAGACGACGGCGCCGGATGGTCGACTTCACCGGGTCATACCGTCCATGCCGCTAGCCTCACCGCAATTGGGCGCATCCGATAGGCTACCACCCATGTTCCCCGTGGGCGGGCGTCCACTAGCCTATCATTGACGTCTCAGTCTTCCCCACGCTTTTCTCTAGGTTTGTTCAAGAACAACTTTTTCTCTTTCACTTCACCTACGGTGAGGGTATTATCAGAGGATGAGTGGTGACAGCAGCCTGTGCAACCTGGTGCCGACTCCTTCCCTATCTGTACGAGACACTTCGGCATGTCCAGATCTGTCAATCCCACATACAGCCTACCGATCCCTATCTCCCTTGGCATTGGACGCTTCCCTTCTTGCATCAAATTCCCGCCTCACATTCTCATCCATCGTGGCCCCTTCTCGACGTCGGTAGGTCCAAAATTCACATGGTTTTTCCACCCTATCATATCCTCCTCGGGGCCTGTCTCTTTCCAGCCGGCCACTACCTTTCCCCACGCTTCCTCACTGGTGCGCCTTCATCTCTGCCCTCATGCATTGATACCTGTGATACCAAACCTCCCTTGGGCCTAGCCAATCATGGCCAATGTCCCCTTTGGGCTTTGTTATTGCTTTTGCGCCTGTCATCCATTCACTTTCGACCTTTTCGATATCTTGCTGACACACCTCACTtggaagcaaaaaaaaaaaaaaaaaataacatAGAATAAAACAAAGCCAAAAGTGCGGCCAGCTAAAGTCTGAATCGTGCCGCTGTTGCATTCTCACTCCGCAGTTAAGTGTGCCCGCAGCCTCACCTTGCAtctgccctcctcctacGGGCCAACGCTTCCCACGACGGTCAACCCGATGATTATTGGCCCACCGCCCGCGAGCTTTGCCTTTGCTTCTATGGCGCCAAGGTGTGTGTGGCTCGCAAGCTTTTGGGGTGTGTCAGTCCCTATCTGGCAAGCACTTGTTCGTCCACAGTGGCGACAAGAGGGGGGACAGAAAGACAAAGACACTGACTTGACTCCCTAGTCTGTCCAATCTCGTAAGGTTATCCCGAAAATGTGTGTGTTTACAAATCGTTACAGCATGACGAGAAGCAGTCCACAGCAGGCCGTGGTGAGGTATTTTGTCTCTGGACCGAGAATGTTCAGAGCCATTGCTCTGCCGAAACAAGACGGCCGCAATTGCACGACAGGGTCGTCAGGATCCAATCATGCGTGGTGGTCGCAATCTGCCCGAAAATATGTGTCTCCAACGTTtgcggggagaggggagagggggggggagagaatAACACTACACCTTGAACCCACACAGGAGTTTTCGGCTGGTATTCGGCAGAATAGGGGATCTTCATCAAGcagttggggggggggggcttATCGTTGCAGCCGATACGAGCCTTCGGGGTGAGTACGGAGCTTTTATCGGTCGTGCCATCCGCTGCCGGTTTTCTCGTCGTCAACTCGCTCTCGACGGAACAGACGGGCCATCAGATCTTAACAATGATTCGATACACCGTAGGTGTGGATGGATAGAATCGGGACCCAACTCGACAACAAACCCGGCCAAGAACTGCACTTCTCAATGGCTGCCCGCTGCCGGCCCTTGCCCTGTCAGTCTGTCTAATTCGAGTGCCAGTTCGTGGTCCCGGTGTGCATGTGCGTGTGCTTGACAGAAACATGGGGTGTGCGACGACTGTGGTGTATGGCGAGCACCCCGTTCTGAAGCTGTGGTGTGGCCAGCTTGAGACGGGGTTGGTCAGCAAGTCGGTTAGGTAGGATGTTGCTCTGACTGCAGCTGTCTTTCTGTGAGCACGTTTATCGCCAGTGTAAGTGGTTTCCTATCCACCTTGCCGTCGATGGGGGGGTACCTATGCAGGACGCTTGCATTCGAGGCGAGCAGTAAGCGCCAGAGGTTCGTTAAGAAGAAGCGCAATGAGTGCATGTTTGCCCTTTCCAactgttgggttggttggcGTGTGGCTTTGATCTATTGTTTGAGGCTCTTTCCTCGACGGGAAAGTTCTTTGACGGCTTCTTACTGAGCCCTCGGCAGCTTTGATGCCGGTTCGAAACTAGAAGCACTAGGGCCATTATTCTTCAGGCTCCTATCAAATCAGAGAGGGGTACAGCAACCTGTAAGAGCCCTGCCGCTCTGGCAAGACAAGATCCTTCACACAAAGAGACCAATAGCAGTCATATCAAACACCCAGCCTCTTACGTAGTACTTACATGGTGATTGGAATCCATCTCAAGCCTTGATCATGACTCAGTACAAAGCCACTGAGTAGCGGCATTCCGAGTCAAAACTCGGTGGCCTATCCAAAGTTGAGAGGTCCACGACGATGATatccaccatcaacaacactaCATACGCCGGAAACACTCAGCAAAGCGTCCAATGACTGGGCCGAAGTGGGTTGTTTTTATGGGCTCGCGCATTAAAAAAAGTGCTTGTACTCGAGCAAAGAGGTGAAAGCTCTCATAGGTAGACATCCATTTCTGATGCCCTTTTTtagccaacaacagcatcatcaaacgCCATCACAGGTAGGCTGGCAAGGATCAGGTACAAACACATTTCGTTCCCACTAAATAAAAATACACAAAACCAAGCTTCCTATTCAAGCACATCATCACGTagccccattcccattcccattcccattaTTCCCCCCAAACACCTCACCATTACTCCCCCTATTATGCACCCCATTccccaaatccaccaccacctccaacccccattCACCCCCCCTATCCACAAACCGTCCCTTCACCCCCTTTagtcccctcctcccccggttTCTTACACCCCCggtggcctcctcccccccagtcTCCTTATCAGCCGCCGCCGttatcccctccctctcatcctccatgTAATCCTCCAACCGAGCCTTATCTGTCGACGAGACAGCCACCAAGCCAGCTAGTTGATCCCCTTTCAGGACGGGAACATCCCAGACGGCGGTCTGGATCATGATCCCTAGCAAAAAGATAACTGTGGCTGAGACTTGGATGATCAAAAAGGAGAGGTAGGGCCAGTGGATTGATATGACTCTGTCGCCTGTGCCTCCTGGGGTGGTTGCTGTTCCTGAGGCCAAGATGACGCGGCCGCCGGCGTTGGGGGAGGCTCGGAGGCTATTGATCTCAAAGTTAGCTTCTGTCACGTTACAAAGGGTCGCAAAACAAGCCCGCTCATTTGTTAAAGGGGTTTCTTTGGACAAGGTGGTAGGAGtaacagaagaagaaataaAATAAACATTACAAAAAACAAATAGATAAtattaaaaaaaaaggcgaggggggggaggaggaggaaacaTACGCATTGGTTAGCCCAAGGGCGATATTACTCGTGATATTACCCACCACTTCCCTCGCATCATCATTTCCCGCAACAGAAGAAGTGGCTTCCCCTAGCACCCTCCCCGATGAACCTATCTGCCCTGGAGAGTTGGTGGAGTAATTCCCGTTGAACAAACCCAAAAGGTAACGATGAAGATAGCTTGCGTGCTCCCGGTTGACGGTATACTCCCCCTGCCTcttcccaacaacaacccttGACGTGCTGCTACTGCTCAAGGCAGAAGAGTGCACCACCTCTGTCTTTGCTACCCCTTCAGACACCTCCACACGGTAGGTATTCACGCAGAAATAGAACAAGATCTCCAAGGCGGAGGTTGACTCGTCTGAGGTAGTGTAAATTAAAAAGAAATTGGCGATGCCAGAGGTGGTTTTCCCTGTGTCGTCGCCTGTGGTGAAGCCTAATGTGTTTCGAACAGGGAGGAAGGATGCATTAATGGCAgaggtgatgttgaggttgccggtggtgaggaggatgccaTTTGGGAGTGTGGCTCGGGGGGAGAcgagggtgggaggggcgACGTTGAGTCGAGGGGTTATATCTGCTGTTGAGGAGCAGATTGCCAAGGAAGAAAAGTCGGGGAAGGTGCACGAGCCGGTCGAGCATGTTGGTGAGAGGTGAGCaatgggtgaggagggtggttggaACAGAGAGCTGTGGATGGAGGTTATCTCGGCGGGTGAGAGGGCTACATCCTGTTAGCTGATAGGAAACATAaaggggcaaggagcatACCATTGTAAGGCTCAGGATGGGTATAAGCCTCGCTCCTCGGCACCGTTGCCGTCCCCCCTACCGCAATCCCACTACCGCCATCACTCAGAGGATACGTAATCGCCGCCTGGGTCAACGGCGACAGCAAAAAAGCTGTTGCTAGCAAAGCTGCAGCTGACATCCCCAGTgccctcccctttctcttcaacatcaacttgATGCCCCCTATTGGTGTCCTTTTGGCATCTTCAAACAACCCATAATCTCTGATatccttctctcctcttgcAAACGAGTTCCATTTCAACTGCGACAATCCCTCTCCCAATGGCACCACCAGCGCAGCTTGTGCTATCGCCACCAAGAACCCCACGAGGGTGTTCAAGGATATCGCCATTGGCCATTCAGACAAAGACTGCCCTTCGTGGATCTTGAAAACTGCTATTGTGAGAGCAAGACAGACAAGGCTGATGAAGCAACATGTCAGCTCCACAATCCAGCAGCCCAAATACCCGAAACATCCCTGACTACCATAGCCAGTTCCATGCTGTTGCTTCTTGCGTCTCCTCTGACGATCCCAGGACCTTTGAGCTTTCAAATATTTCTTATTTATTGGTGGGACATCCGGGATGGCATCCTGCCTGGGAATCTGCCCATCAATCTGGGATTCATCCTTTGGTTCCGTTCCCGGACCCGGGTTGAAATAATCGAGATCTTCATAATGCATAAAAGGCCCAGAGTTCGCATGGTTGCCCCAACCTGAAGACAATCGAGTCAGATTACTGGGACGGCTCTCTCTTTGCTGACTTTGCCTCAACCTTTCCGGAACCACATTTTGACTCGTTGTCGAACGAGAGTGATGCCGAAGGTTAGGAGTGCTATTAGTCTGCGTGGTTGATCTCCACGCCGAAGGTGGCACAGGCGtgatttcttcttctcttggaGGCTGCCGCTCGCTCGGAGGAGGCGTGATATTCAGCCATGAAGCCGTAACCGGAGGCCCAGACGTCGAAAATGTCGGTTCTGGAGCTGGTCCATAAGAAGTCCGAATGGGACCCTTACCCGGCTGTGCCGCCCGCGCCCTCGCTTCGTTCAACTCTCGCAAGTCCCGGCTCCCTCGCCAATATTGAGAAGGTGGGAATGGCACATCCACAGGATGCGATCGAAGCGGttgtggaggtgatggttgcGGCACAGGCGGGAGGTCCTTGTTCTGGGTGGCATAGGCGAGCCAGATTGGCGGATAGCTTTCTGTGCGTGGGACATCGGGTCGTTGTGGCActggaagctgctgctgctgtgactGTTGTCTCGGCCAAGAGGGAGCTAAGAGGGATTCGTTGtactgttgttgttgttgttgttgttgcgcctgatgctgctgctgctgttgctggaagGACCCCGCATTGCCAGCTGCTTGCCAACCCGACTGTGCCGCagcttggtggtgttgatgatggggaggcgAAGAAAGACCCAAAGCTGTGCCTCCTCCACTGCCGTATACGTAGTATTGCTGCAGCTGTTCCTGATCGACGTCGTCGCTATCCCCTTGCTGGACAATATCTTCTTCCTGGTCTTCATGGATGGAACTGGCTGGGGACACAGTATGTCGCCCCCCACTGCTCACGGTCCCCACGCGCTGTGGTGATAATGGCGTTTGTGATGAAGACGCATTGGTCGGTTTCCTTGCTGGTCGAGTCTCCAAAGGCGAAACTTGTTCCTCGAGAGCTGGTCTCGGGCGCGTAGTGGCAGTATTGGTAGCCACAGTCACTGGTTGTCTACGCGTAGTCGTTGACGATGCTGATGGTACCGATATCATCTGTGGCCGTGAAGAAGGCGCTGTCGATGTCACCGGGGGATAATACGGCTCCGAAAAGACATaaccctcttcatcctcgaggTAGTATCGGTCATCGTGACACGGAGGACCTGGGGGCATATCGGGCAGCGCCTatcgttgtcgtcgtggaTTTATCGAGAAGAAACATTTCCCGTCTTAACGAAATCCTCTCATTCCGATATATCCAACCTCAATTCCTTCCCATCGATCCAACAAACACGAAGCTGAGTGAGCGGATTTTCGTTCCTTTGCCGGTCTATCTTACCATCCGTCTCACACAGCCGACGGAGAGTGTAGGCACCGCAGAATCAGACGTGACAACAATtcgtccctcctccctcttgcCAAGTGCCAATTGAACCAAGAGGtggagaaaacaaaaacagcgACGGGGAAGTTTGGAGAGCAAAAAAGAAGATCAAATCGAATGATGAAATGTTTGGTTTAGCCAAACAACCACTCTTACCTACccacccctctctcctcaTGTCTGAGGTAAGCTCAGCTTGGTTTAGTacatgggggaggggtgatgatgcACGATCCGTACCTGTCCATTTCTTACATACATAGACGATCCCGgctacacacacacacacacacacacacacacacacacagacagaACACAAGGCCCAACAAACACACCCATTaacaaacccaccaccctcacaaaCTGACTTTTTGATGCGTGCCTTGATTTTTCAACGTTTTATTGCCAAAGCCACCTGCACTCTCATCCGGCTTAGCTTCACTGGTGATATCTGTACCTTTTCTGCGCAATGTCGTCAATCAATCCCCCATCCCGTCTCTGTCCATCACCAAATACACCCAACTCACCAATGTCTCTGTACCCTCAGCCGTTTGATGACTGAACCGGGCTTTTCGTTTTCTTATCCACCCTCACCGATTGCTCGCAGCAACAAGCAGGCCGAGGCCAGGGCCGGTGAGAATTTCAGGCCGGgtagctgctgttgctgcttgcctcttccccagcctcttccctcccaatCGAGGCATAAGATGTGATACAATCCTTGGCATGACCTCGATCTCCAGAATCCGACTATTTCTACATTTCTTCGAGGATCAACAAACTTGCTGGAAAGATGAAATAATTTGATCTATATGATAGAATCGACTTGTACACCCGGTTAATAGagcaggaaaaaaaaaagggtccAGTTTACTCAGTCGTTGTTGTACTACGGACTTTTATGGTGGAGCCAAACCCACCACggcatcaaccccctccgaGCCGGGACAAATAACATCCCAGAGAAAGCTGCTGCCTGAAGATTCAAAAAACCTCACGTTCAAAACACTTGCACAAATCCCTATTTATGAAACAGTGTTTTTACCATCATTCTAACCCTTATGAAGCCGAAAAATGAGAAGCATATGGTGTTTGTGAACCAAGATCGCTAGAAACCTCACAGAACCCCCAAAATAAGACGAACAATTGCTGCGCCGCCGCGCGGTAGTCTCGGCACAGGTGGTCAGCTCCAAACAGAAATGCAAAATTCCCGAGCTGCCGCGGCCGCTCGATAAGATGCTGAGCTCCAATATACTCAAGCCCTCAAGCCCTCAAGCCCCCAGGCCCTCAAATCCTCGAGAGAGAAGGGTGTCACGACCAGTCCCGGCCCGGTTACACTGCATTTTGATCccctcttttccctctttcttctccgCATCTCCCCAGAGTGCCTTCCATCCCACTTCCCCACTTCCTCAATCCTGAAACTTGTGGCTTTGGCGAGCTAGGATGCAAAGAATTCACGTTCAATGCTGCAATCTACTTAAGCAACTGTTTTAATTGTTAAGTAAGTGAAGTGATGGCACCGAGCAAAGTCTGAACGGAAGCCGATGATGGGTGGACCCACCCGGTGCCGACCCGGCCCGGCCCGGCGAACAGGTGGATCTACGTCGGACGCCGAGCCAACCGGGGTCGAGGCCGGCCCAAAGAAAAACTGACAGTCTGCCTTGTCAAAAGTATACAATCCCGATCCTGTATTTTTGGTTCATCCAAACCGAGAACAACAAATCCCAGATTATAGAAACCTGGGACCAAACCACCGGTAACATCACCCCTAAGGGCACCTTCTACCCGGCGGCACAGGCCCAATCCATCGCATCCAATATCACTCAGTCAAAAGGCAAATACCGGTAGACTCCTCTATTGTCCAAATCATAACACTTATacatccaccgcctcccaccCAATACCCATCGCGCGCACGCTTCGCTCATGTTATACCCCCCTTGATGATGCCCCTTAAATTATGCCACACCCAACAACCAAGCAGCTTTTTGACCCTCTCAACATGCCCAATAAATAAAAGCCCGTACACAAAACAACGATATAAACCGCTGAACTCATccctccaaaaagaaaaaaaagaaaaaaaacctccCTAAACGCCCTATCCCATGTGACCCCCCAGGAAACAAAACACACCAATCCAACTCCATAGCCATGTAATCCCTGGGGTAATTCCTTATATAATAACAAGACAGAAAAATACACACCACTACTAATCCCGATACGCAGTGAATGAACCCCCAGACGTAGATTCCACATGCGTCACGCTCGACACCTCCGACCCTGATGATGCGCTCCGTCTGAACAGCCAGTCCTAATGGCGATGTTCATGGCCGTGATCATGGCTGTGATCGTGATCCGAGTGTGAGTGGGAATGGCTGCTTTCTGGCCGTGATCCAGCTGCAGAAGTGTTGCAGCACCCCTTCCCAACACAGTCATCAACACAGTCCAGGAGGCacgcatcctcctcctctagcTCTCCACACCTTGGCGCCGCGATAACTGTTGAGCCATCCAACCCCATATTCACCACCGATTCGTGGTCATGCCCCTCATCCAAACAGAACTCTGGTTGGATCGTAGCGCTGTGAATACCGTAGGCGTGCAAGCATTTCCTAGCCATCTTAGCCACCTCCATGTATCTCGCGCCACCAGCCTCGGAGAGAGGGAAGGCGACCTTGATATGCATCGAGGCCACGATCTTGGTATCAGAGAGCTGCCAGATATGGACGTGGTGGCAGCTGACAACCCCGGGAAGACACTGGATATCCTCCTTGACTTCTTGCAGGTCGATGTTTTCTGGCGTGGCCTGAAGAAGAACCTTGGATGTCGCCTTGGTGAGAGGAATGGCCGATTTGAGAATGATGAGCGTGATGAATAGAGAAACCGCTGGATCAGCGTATCTCTTGCCGCTCCAGTCTGTCAACCAAATGATGAGCGCGGTCGCAATGACACCCACATTTCCAAGCGCATCTCCCAGTACGTGAAGAACCATGGCGTCCATTCCCATATCGGCGTGACTGTGGCCGTGCTTCTTTCCAGGCTTCCTTGGCTTGTTGTGATTATGCGAAATGTGAACGACCGAGTTGCGCCTAGACCGTTTCCCATGAGTATGCGCAGGTTCCGCCTCTTCCGGAATCACAGCATCTCCGCTTTGCTCAAGCAATGGCTGCTCCTCCTGAGCAGGCCCGTCAAGGAGCGCACTTTCATCCTCAGTATTACTGTCGCTGCTGGATCCATCATCGACCGGGGGTTTGGTAGCGGCGATGATCTCCTGTCGGAAACTGGCGGGGTGGATGCTGATATCGTCTATACTCAAACGGCCGTGCTGCCGGGCAGCCTGAAGACGTTTCTTGTGCCCGGAACGAGAACCTTGGCGGGAATGGCTATCAGTTGAAAATCGAATGTTTCCACCCGGAGATTCAGGGATCAAAGCAGGAGGCTGCTCGTTGATGGGCGATGCCAGGTCACGGTAGCCGGCGCGTCCCTCCTCTGCCGTGCTAACATCTGCTTCGTGTGTATGCGAGTGTCCGTCGCCATGGTCGTGGGCGTGGTCATGGTCGTGATCCCCAGGCCCATGCGAATGTCCGTGTCCACCAAGAACGACAAAGCCAACCAAGTTTGACGCCAATCCCATGCAGCCCACAACAAGGATGAGTTGAGGGTTTTCGATATCAGGTGGATCAACGAGTCGTGAAATGGCTTCGAGTACGATAGAAACGCAAagggcgatgaggaagacAGCGTTGAAGAACGCACCCAGAATTTCGGCACGAACCCACTACAGGTCAAGTCAGTCAGTGACACAGATTTTCAGAGCGGGCATGATGGCGCTGGGCGAGGCGGAACTCACTCCGTATGAGAATCTGTTGGTGGTTGCCTTTGCCGCTACAGAGACGGCCCATAGACCGACGAGCAGTGAGATGATATCGTTTAACTAGCAGATGGTTAGCGACGAGGGAAATAAGCCGGATGACGAGGCAATAGGTACCATATGAAAGGCATCCGCCATCAGCGCCAGTGACCCAACCATGAAGCCGACAGTGAGCTCCAGGACGAAGAACATGACGTCGATGACGAGCATCACCTTGATGCGCGTCGACTTCGACCACCCCATCTTGAATGTCGTTCCGAAAGAATTCCTCCAAAAATTGagtcggggttggtgatgtgtttCGCGCTCGATGTGTTATGCAACAGTGGGatga is drawn from Podospora pseudocomata strain CBS 415.72m chromosome 1 map unlocalized CBS415.72m_1, whole genome shotgun sequence and contains these coding sequences:
- a CDS encoding uncharacterized protein (COG:S; EggNog:ENOG503PDYW) — its product is MPPGPPCHDDRYYLEDEEGYVFSEPYYPPVTSTAPSSRPQMISVPSASSTTTRRQPVTVATNTATTRPRPALEEQVSPLETRPARKPTNASSSQTPLSPQRVGTVSSGGRHTVSPASSIHEDQEEDIVQQGDSDDVDQEQLQQYYVYGSGGGTALGLSSPPHHQHHQAAAQSGWQAAGNAGSFQQQQQQHQAQQQQQQQQYNESLLAPSWPRQQSQQQQLPVPQRPDVPRTESYPPIWLAYATQNKDLPPVPQPSPPQPLRSHPVDVPFPPSQYWRGSRDLRELNEARARAAQPGKGPIRTSYGPAPEPTFSTSGPPVTASWLNITPPPSERQPPREEEITPVPPSAWRSTTQTNSTPNLRHHSRSTTSQNVVPERLRQSQQRESRPSNLTRLSSGWGNHANSGPFMHYEDLDYFNPGPGTEPKDESQIDGQIPRQDAIPDVPPINKKYLKAQRSWDRQRRRKKQQHGTGYGSQGCFGYLGCWIVELTCCFISLVCLALTIAVFKIHEGQSLSEWPMAISLNTLVGFLVAIAQAALVVPLGEGLSQLKWNSFARGEKDIRDYGLFEDAKRTPIGGIKLMLKRKGRALGMSAAALLATAFLLSPLTQAAITYPLSDGGSGIAVGGTATVPRSEAYTHPEPYNALSPAEITSIHSSLFQPPSSPIAHLSPTCSTGSCTFPDFSSLAICSSTADITPRLNVAPPTLVSPRATLPNGILLTTGNLNITSAINASFLPVRNTLGFTTGDDTGKTTSGIANFFLIYTTSDESTSALEILFYFCVNTYRVEVSEGVAKTEVVHSSALSSSSTSRVVVGKRQGEYTVNREHASYLHRYLLGLFNGNYSTNSPGQIGSSGRVLGEATSSVAGNDDAREVVGNITSNIALGLTNALRASPNAGGRVILASGTATTPGGTGDRVISIHWPYLSFLIIQVSATVIFLLGIMIQTAVWDVPVLKGDQLAGLVAVSSTDKARLEDYMEDEREGITAAADKETGGEEATGGVRNRGRRGLKGVKGRFVDRGGEWGLEVVVDLGNGVHNRGSNGEVFGGNNGNGNGNGAT
- the ZRC1 gene encoding Zinc resistance conferring protein (COG:P; EggNog:ENOG503NV9V) → MGWSKSTRIKVMLVIDVMFFVLELTVGFMVGSLALMADAFHMLNDIISLLVGLWAVSVAAKATTNRFSYGWVRAEILGAFFNAVFLIALCVSIVLEAISRLVDPPDIENPQLILVVGCMGLASNLVGFVVLGGHGHSHGPGDHDHDHAHDHGDGHSHTHEADVSTAEEGRAGYRDLASPINEQPPALIPESPGGNIRFSTDSHSRQGSRSGHKKRLQAARQHGRLSIDDISIHPASFRQEIIAATKPPVDDGSSSDSNTEDESALLDGPAQEEQPLLEQSGDAVIPEEAEPAHTHGKRSRRNSVVHISHNHNKPRKPGKKHGHSHADMGMDAMVLHVLGDALGNVGVIATALIIWLTDWSGKRYADPAVSLFITLIILKSAIPLTKATSKVLLQATPENIDLQEVKEDIQCLPGVVSCHHVHIWQLSDTKIVASMHIKVAFPLSEAGGARYMEVAKMARKCLHAYGIHSATIQPEFCLDEGHDHESVVNMGLDGSTVIAAPRCGELEEEDACLLDCVDDCVGKGCCNTSAAGSRPESSHSHSHSDHDHSHDHGHEHRH